A stretch of the Ornithodoros turicata isolate Travis chromosome 4, ASM3712646v1, whole genome shotgun sequence genome encodes the following:
- the LOC135391649 gene encoding uncharacterized protein LOC135391649 — translation MRVCGVRGCVNTKESRSGGRKGPGIRYHKVPKNEPARTTWLRLIGRDAVPQDFEISVCYLHFRSDDYVLNMALADASGVGRFRGRLTPGATPSLNLPTGDQHAVQQKNKASLCIPEGCDSQASDGNTAWTGSMVLASQPGNEESSHASETVCASPALLSPNASQHGNEESSHASETVRASPGFLSPDLDTTPPNILECMNCGCKQLKSTCSTEEKGTQYSPPKESRWTQTVLTKTRTTGTQANRNVAALQTSCTQTSEELCQTQLQDSGLPWQSMQTSCNRTSEEPHQANQQDTAVQWEPKRCSTPVMDVTESSIGDTENPADTTYVPSNDSVLSDRHQYRSVDPQEEPKYIVFESKLKELFRVCTTCLSPCTSSFSCVGSLLRVKCYCPDGHIFCWESQPYIANKPAGNVLLSAAILFSGASPIPTLRMLQLINVKAICDNTFFCYQRGYLLPAITEVWIQHQATLLVEMQGRRINLAADGRCDSPGHNAKYLSYNFYNWELNKVIHTVQVQSNEVASSYHMELEALKRGLEELKDFNVAVDTLTTDRHASVRKYMRTSYPTVKHQFDVWHVSKGIRKKLMSASKTKGCEALELWTKPVVNHLYFCVTHCEGDTEQALSMWKSLNNHACNVHEGHEGSYTRCLHPLLDDTKRPWLIPGSQPQKKLASITLSKYLLKDIPSLSPDVQTSSLEAFHSLLIRFAPKSVGYGPKTMKCRTYLAILHFNENSARAHAFTEDGELRYLLKRSKVYSGEYVALPIKEEPTFNYVHKLLKKVVELCDRWPTFDAAWAANPPEELPSLTSSQPPMDKQALIEARQHRLRPCACCLCCKTPGLNPV, via the exons ATGCGTGTGTGCGGCGTTCGTGGCTGTGTAAACACCAAAGAATCCCGCTCTGGTGGACGAAAGGGACCGGGTATTCGCTATCACAAGGTTCCAAAGAACGAGCCCGCACGGACCACATGGCTGAGGTTGATAGGACGTGATGCCGTCCCACAGGACTTCGAAATCTCCGTCTGTTATTTGCACTTCCGATCGGACGATTACGTATTGAACATGGCACTCGCGGACGCGTCCGGAGTTGGGAGATTCCGAGGTAGACTGACGCCTGGCGCGACGCCGTCGTTGAACCTGCCGACGGGCGATCAGCATGCAGTGCAACAGAAAAACAAG GCCAGCCTGTGTATCCCAGAAGGATGTGACAGCCAAGCTAGTGATGGTAACACTGCATGGACTGGCTCCATGGTTCTT GCTTCCCAACCTGGTAACGAAGAAAGCAGCCACGCATCTGAAACAGTGTGTGCTTCCCCTGCACTTCTGTCTCCCAAT GCTTCCCAACATGGTAACGAAGAAAGCAGCCACGCATCTGAAACAGTGCGTGCTTCCCCTGGATTTCTGTCTCCCGAT CTCGACACGACCCCTCCAAACATCCTGGAGTGCATGAACTGTGGATGCAAGCAGCTCAAAAGCACATGTTCAACCGAAGAGAAAGGCACACAGTATTCTCCACCGAAGGAGTCAAGATGGACTCAAACAGTACTTACGAAGACTAGAACAACTG GCACACAAGCAAATCGTAATGTTGCGGCGCTGCAGACATCATGTACTCAGACAAGTGAAGAGCTTTGTCAAACTCAGCTACAGGACAGTGGGCTTCCTTGGCAGTCAATGCAAACATCCTGCAACCGGACAAGTGAGGAGCCCCATCAAGCTAACCAACAAGACACCGCAGTGCAATGGGAACCAAAGCGTTGTTCCACACCAGTTATGGACGTGACAGAGAGCAGTATCGGTGACACCGAAAACCCAGCAGACACTACATATGTACCGAGTAACGACAGTGTTCTCAG TGACCGCCATCAATACCGGTCTGTGGATCCACAGGAGGAGCCAAAATACATAGTGTTTGAAAGCAAACTGAAGGAACTCTTTCGTGTATGTACCACATGTTTGAGTCCATGCACTTCGTCATTCAGCTGTGTCGGATCCCTGCTTCGAGTGAAGTGCTACTGTCCAGATGGCCACATTTTCTGTTGGGAAAGCCAGCCGTACATAGCCAATAAGCCTGCTGGGAATGTACTTTTGTCAGCTGCCATTCTATTCAGCGGAGCCAGCCCAATACCAACACTGCGTATGCTTCAACTGATAAATGTCAAG GCCATCTGTGACAACACATTTTTCTGCTACCAGCGAGGCTACCTTCTTCCCGCAATAACAGAG GTATGGATACAACACCAAGCCACACTCCTGGTTGAGATGCAGGGCAGGAGAATCAACTTAGCTGCTGACGGACGGTGTGATTCACCTGGACATAATGCAAAATACCTTTCCTACAACTTCTACAACTGGGAGTTGAACAAAGTCATCCACACTGTCCAGGTCCAG TCCAATGAAGTGGCGTCAAGCTACCACATGGAGCTGGAAGCATTGAAACGTGGGCTGGAAGAGCTGAAAGACTTCAATGTTGCGGTAGACACCCTAACAACAGATAGGCATGCCAGTGTCAGAAAATACATGCGCACATCATATCCAACTGTGAAGCATCAGTTTGATGTTTGGCATGTCTCCAAAG GCATCCGCAAGAAGCTCATGAGTGCGAGCAAGACAAAGGGGTGTGAAGCACTTGAGCTGTGGACAAAGCCTGTTGTCAACCACCTTTACTTCTGTGTCACTCACTGTGAAGGGGACACAGAGCAAGCTCTCTCAATGTGGAAGAGCCTCAACAACCATGCTTGCAATGTCCATGAGGGTCACGAGGGTTCTTATACGCGCTGTTTGCACCCTCTCCTCGACGACACGAAGCGACCATGGCTCATTCCTG GATCACAGCCGCAGAAAAAGCTAGCCAGTATAACATTGTCAAAGTACCTCCTCAAGGACATCCCGAGCCTTTCTCCTGATGTGCAGACTTCAAGCTTGGAGGCATTCCACAGCCTCCTCATCAGGTTTGCTCCAAAGTCTGTTGGGTATGGCCCCAAAACCATGAAGTGCAG GACATATCTCGCAATCCTGCATTTCAATGAGAACTCTGCCAGGGCGCATGCTTTCACGGAGGACGGGGAACTACGCTATCTCCTGAAACGGTCCAAGGTGTACTCTGGAGAGTATGTTGCACTGCCCATCAAGGAGGAGCCTACCTTCA ACTATGTGCACAAGCTTCTCAAGAAAGTGGTAGAGCTGTGCGATAGGTGGCCTACGTTTGATGCAGCATGGGCTGCAAACCCTCCTGAGGAGCTCCCCAGCCTGACAAGCAGCCAGCCCCCCATGGATAAGCAGGCACTGATAGAGGCCAGGCAACACCGCTTACGGCCTTGTGCATGCTGCCTGTGCTGCAAAACTCCAG GTTTGAACCCTGTATAA
- the LOC135391651 gene encoding P2X purinoceptor 7-like — MEGAAAAMDDFEVPPEYRHLMPLSLWEIRTLRRCAAQKTRPYGDTPVMPAQVQFAGVRDSDRAAAATKRKRRDSAAEWCTCGSCRSMDTGREDVCCRDVPAAMQKMPVGCVATAAEFQASCLTEIVVQLALQMLENQGVFRNTPLHERYRHVAYKQCASWLWGRLEEGDRRVLPSCVVWAIRDKFPSTFYTGFKPAQ; from the exons ATGGAAGGAGCGGCCGCAGCAATGGACGACTTCGAGGTCCCGCCAGAGTACCGGCATCTAATGCCTCTTTCCCTTTGGGAAATTCGCACACTGCGGCGGTGTGCGGCACAAAAAACACGGCCGTACGGCGATACCCCTGTGATGCCGGCACAGGTTCAGTTTGCCGGCGTCCGCGACAGCGACCGCGCGGCCGCCGCTACGAAGCGAAAACGCCGAGACAGCGCGGCCGAGTG GTGCACATGCGGTTCGTGCCGCTCAATGGACACGGGACGCGAAGACGTCTGCTGTCGGGACGTGCCGGCAGCAATGCAAAAAATGCCCGTGGGGTGCGTCGCAACAGCCGCAGAATTTCAGGCGTCGTGCCTCACAGAAATTGTGGTGCAATTAGCACTGCAGATGCTTGAAAACCAGGGAGTTTTCAGGAACACCCCACTGCATGA GAGATACCGCCATGTTGCCTACAAACAATGTGCATCGTGGCTTTGGGGGCGCCTCGAAGAGGGAGATAGGCGTGTGCTGCCATCCTGCGTAGTGTGGGCCATCCGGGACAAGTTTCCGTCTACGTTTTATACAGGGTTCAAACCTGCACAATAG